In Triticum urartu cultivar G1812 chromosome 6, Tu2.1, whole genome shotgun sequence, the following proteins share a genomic window:
- the LOC125514161 gene encoding MYG1 protein C694.04c, with product MRLADLPKAQNPLLKTLHLHTTPKPPQPIARTTIMLAACAWRLSQRAVTFLPRVRPQILSPFPMAAAAGATSPKRLRVYSSAAGDADSSNGAGNGRRVGTHNGSFHCDEALGCFLIRLTSQFAGADVVRTRDSQILDSLEAVLDVGGVYDPSRHRYDHHQKGFNEVFGHGFNTKLSSAGLVYKHFGKEIIAKELQLNEEHEDVHRVYLAIYKSFVEALDAIDNGINQYDTEQTPKYVNNTHLSSRVGRLNPDWTDPDQSPEKENAAFQKAMALAGSEFMESVRFHVKSWLPARSIVMECLLSRGNVDPSGEIMVLDRFCPWKLHLFELEQELKTDPLTKYVLYEDERSKGWRVQAVSVAPDRFESRKALPEKWRGMRDDELSKETGIPGCVFIHMSGFIGGNKTYEGALEMARAALKC from the exons ATGCGTCTGGCCGACTTGCCAAAAGCCCAAAATCCCCTCCTCAAAACCCTACATCTCCACACAACCCCGAAGCCACCGCAGCCCATCGCCCGCACGACTATAATGCTCGCCGCCTGCGCCTGGAGGCTGTCGCAGCGAGCCGTCACGTTCCTCCCCCGCGTGCGACCCCAAATCCTAAGCCCTTTCcccatggccgccgccgccggcgccacCTCGCCCAAGCGCCTGAGGGTCTACTCGTCGGCCGCCGGCGACGCCGACTCCTCCAACGGCGCGGGGAACGGCAGGCGCGTGGGGACCCACAACGGCAGCTTCCACTGCGACGAGGCGCTCGGCTGCTTCCTCATCCGCCTCACCTCCCAGTTCGCAGGCGCCGACGTCGTCCGCACCCGCGACTCCCAG ATCCTTGATTCACTGGAGGCCGTGCTTGACGTTGGTGGTGTCTATGATCCCAGCCGGCATCGCTATGATCATCACCAGAAGGGCTTCAACGAGGTCTTTGGACATGGCTTTAACACGAAACTTAGCAGTGCTGGGCTTGTTTACAAG CATTTTGGTAAGGAGATAATTGCAAAGGAGCTTCAGCTTAATGAGGagcatgaagatgttcaccgtgTGTATCTTGCCATATACAAAAGCTTTGTTGAG GCACTTGATGCAATCGATAATGGAATCAATCAATATGACACAGAGCAAACCCCCAAGTATGTGAACAATACACACTTGTCTTCACGTGTTGGGCGCCTTAATCCAGACTGGACTGATCCAGATCAATCACCTGAGAAGGAAAATGCCGCATTTCAAAAGGCAATGGCACTTGCCGGAAGTGAGTTTATGGAG AGTGTCCGCTTTCATGTTAAATCGTGGCTACCTGCAAGATCTATTGTCATGGAGTGTTTGCTGTCAAGAGGAAATGTTGATCCAAGTGGAGAAATCATGGTTTTAGATAGATTCTGCCCG TGGAAACTTCATCTGTTTGAGCTAGAGCAGGAGCTGAAGACTGATCCTCTGACCAAGTATGTGCTGTATGAG GATGAGAGGAGCAAAGGCTGGCGAGTGCAGGCCGTCTCTGTTGCACCTGACAGATTCGAGAGCCGAAAGGCTCTCCCAGAGAAGTGGAGGGGCATGAGAGATGATGAACTGTCCAAGGAAACCGGCATCCCTGGCTGTGTGTTCATCCATATGAGTGGCTTCATTGGTGGGAACAAGACCTACGAGGGAGCGCTGGAAATGGCAAGAGCTGCCCTCAAATGCTAA
- the LOC125514164 gene encoding probable E3 ubiquitin ligase complex SCF subunit sconB produces MDGLPGELCFKIFHLLDHQSLAAAPQVCRKWNALTCDDELWRKLFEDRWGADATAFYAPEPEGAKPWKDVFVVQDRCDRYGLGVRIIREGNDYYLIYQGEIQSYLGTSCDAKDAQPQGAEAEKRQISDRILFFLGDLETAYADAKRVKT; encoded by the exons ATGGACGGGCTGCCTGGGGAGCTGTGCTTCAAGATCTTCCACCTCCTCGATCACCAGTCCCTCGCCGCCGCTCCCCAAG TCTGCAGGAAGTGGAACGCGTTGACCTGCGACGACGAGCTGTGGCGCAAGCTGTTCGAGGACAGGTGGGGAGCGGACGCCACGGCCTTCTACGCGCCGGAGCCGGAGGGCGCCAAGCCCTGGAAGGACGTCTTCGTCGTGCAGGACCGATGCGACCGATACGGCCT GGGCGTCAGGATCATCAGGGAGGGAAACGACTACTACCTGATCTACCAAGGCGAGATCCAGAGCTACCTGGGCACGAGCTGCGACGCCAAGGACGCGCAGCCGCAGGGCGCTGAAGCGGAGAAGAGGCAGATATCTGACCGGATCCTCTTCTTCCTGGGGGACCTGGAGACTGCTTATGCCGACGCCAAGCGTGTCAAGACGTGA